TCCTCGACGATCCCGACGGCACAGTCGGCGCCGAGGCGGTAGCCGACACCGGGCGGCGTCGTCACCACCGGCGCGTCCGTGCCGACCTTGGCGGGCAACTGCCGGATGTGGACGTCCACGCTGCATGGACTGACGCAGGGCTACCGACGCCCTCTTCGCCGCCACCCGAGCCGAGCTTCAGGTGAACCGTGACGGTGAGGACGTCACCGCCTCGACCACCTGCGTCCGCACATCCCCGCTCGCTTCCGCAGCATTCATCTGCTTAGAATGACAATCGTTTTCAGGTACGTCGAGAGGAACACGATGTCGTCGTCACCACAGGCTCCGACCCGCGCCGTGACCGCCGACGCCGATACCCGCCCGTCGCTGACCGTGCTGTCCGGGTTCTGGCCGGCGGCGACCTTCGCCGTCGCCCGCGCGCTGCTCGCCGCCGACACCTCGCTGCTGCTGGTGCGACACGACCTCGCCGGCATCCGCGACGGCGTCGTCCGGCGGGTGGTCCGCTCCGGTGCCGGCATCGTCGAGGACGAGCAGGTCGAGTTGAAGCACGGGTGCGTCTCCTGCACCCTGCGCGAGGACGTGCTGCCCACCCTCGTCCGGCTCACCCGCAACCGCCCCGGCCAGGACCTCGTGCTGATGCTGCCCGAGGTGGTCGAACCGGAGGCGGTCGCCGCCGCCTGCGCCCACTGCCTCGTCGACGGCGCCCCGATCACCGACCTTCTCCGCATCGACTCCTACGTCACCGTCCTCGACGCCGAACACCTGCTCGACGGTCTCGCCAGCATCGAGGACCTCACCACGCTGGGAATCCAGGCCGCCGAGGACGACCACCGCGCGCTCGCCGACGTCGTGGTCCGGCAGATCGAGTACGCCGACACCCTGGTGCTCTGGGGACAGTCCCGGGAGGGAGAGTTCGACACCGGCCGGTTGGCGATCCTGCTGCAGCGGATGGCGCCCTGGGCGACCCACATCCGCCTCAACGGCGACTTCGTCGACGCCGGCATGCTGACCCGTCAGCTGCGCCACACGCACCGGCACCGGCCAGATACCCCCGGCGTCCTCGCCCGCGGCCTGCAGGGATACACCCTCGGCGCGCACGAACCGGAGCCCGACTGCGGAGTCGTCTCCGCCGTCTTCCGCGCCCGCCGCCCCTTCCACCCGCAGCGCCTGCACGACGTCCTCGAAGAGGTCAACGCGGAGGTCATCCGCTCCCGGGGCCACCTCTGGCTGGCCAGCCAACCCGACACCGTCGTGGCCTGGGAGTTCGCCGGCGGCGGCCTGGCCATGGGATCCCTCGGGCACTGGCTGGTGAGCCTGCCCGAGGACCGCTGGGACCACGTCGACGACCAGCGCCGCCTCGCCGCCGCCCTGGACTGGGACCCCTACTACGGCGACCGGCACCAGCACCTGGTCTTCATCGGCCTCGACGTCGACCCCGTCGAACTGCACCGCACTCTCACCGGCTGCCTGCTCACCGACGCCGAACTCGCCGACGGCGAGGAGACCTGGCGCACCTACCCCGACCCGTTCGCCGGCTGCTTCCCCCTCGGGGTGGAGGAGCTGACGGACACCGACACCGACACCGACACCGAAGGAGCACGACCCGCATGAAGCCCGGCATCCACCCCGAGTACCGCCCCGTCGTCTACCGCGACAAGGACGCAGACTTCGCCTTTCTCACCCGCTCCACCGCCACCAGCGACCAGACGATCGACTGGACCGACGGCAACACCTACCCCGTCATCGACGTCCAGATCTCCTCGGCCAGCCACCCCTTCTGGACCGGCAAGCAGCGCCTGCTCGACACCGCCGGCCGCGTCGAGAAGTTCCGCCAGAAGTACGCCCGCCGCGCACCCCAGGGCGGATGAGCACCGACACACAGGCCGACTGGGCCGAGCTGGCGCCACACCTGGTCGACGCCGCACGGCGCGACCGGGCCTGGTATTTGACGGTCGCCCGCGAGCTGGTCGCCCCAGGCGACCGGCTCGCGGCCGACATCGGTTGCGGCACCGCCGAGATGTCCCTGGCCATCGCCCAGATGATGGCCTGCGGCCGGGTGATCGCAGTGGACGCACACCCGGCCGTCCTCGACACCGCCCGCGACCACCTCCACGCCGAATGGTCGGACCCACGGGTACGCATCGAGCCACTGCGCGCCGACATCCCCGGCGAAACGGCCGCCCTGTGGGAGACGCTCGGCGCTCCCGCCGACCTCGTCTGGGCATCCGCCTCGGTACACCACGTGCACCTCGGCCTACGCCCCTGAGATGAGCGGCCCTCTCGTTCCGGACGCGCAGCTGCGGGTCGTCGGTCTGACGCCCACCGCGCAGCGCCGTGCCGTCCTGGCGCTGCTGGTCGGAAGATCCCGTCCGCTCACCGCTAGGGAGGTGCACGCCGAGCTCACCAGCACCGTGCGGCACATCGGCCTGACCACCGTCTACCGGGCGCTGCACAGCCTCGCCGACGCCGGCCTCCTGCACACCTTCGACCTCGACGGCCAGCGCGCGTACCGTCACTGCGGCACCGCACCGCACCGCACCTTATCTGCACCCGCTGTGAAACGGTGACCGAGTGCCCACCTGAGATCGTGACGAACTGGCTCACCGATCTGCACCAGCAGACCGGCTTCACTCCGCACCCCGACCGGCTCGACCTCAGAGGCATCTGTGCGATCTGCGCCGACAGGTGAAGCGATCAGCGGGAGCACTTCGCGCAGACGCCGAAGATCTCCAGGGTGTGACCGACGTCGGTGAAGCGTGCTGGGCAACCACCTGGTTGGCCCACTGCTCCACGGCGGGCCCGGCCACCTCCACCGTGCGTCCGCACTCACGGCAGACCAGATGGTCATGATGTTTGCACTGGAAACCGTCACCCCGCGTGGAGTGCGCTCGCCGTACTGCTCGTTACGACGGCTCTTGCGGCTCGGCGTTGGGGTGCGGCGTCGCGACGGTGATCCGGACGGCAGTGATCAAGGTCAGGCCGCCGGGTCGGCGGGCGGGTTCGAGCGCGCGAGCGGCGTCGGTGGTCGCGGCCTCCAGCCGGTCGGTCGGGATGTGCCGCAGCAGCGCGCGTCC
The nucleotide sequence above comes from Micromonospora sp. M71_S20. Encoded proteins:
- a CDS encoding helix-turn-helix domain-containing protein, with translation MDVHIRQLPAKVGTDAPVVTTPPGVGYRLGADCAVGIVEDPGVDVAERLM
- a CDS encoding Fur family transcriptional regulator, which translates into the protein MSGPLVPDAQLRVVGLTPTAQRRAVLALLVGRSRPLTAREVHAELTSTVRHIGLTTVYRALHSLADAGLLHTFDLDGQRAYRHCGTAPHRTLSAPAVKR
- a CDS encoding type B 50S ribosomal protein L31 gives rise to the protein MKPGIHPEYRPVVYRDKDADFAFLTRSTATSDQTIDWTDGNTYPVIDVQISSASHPFWTGKQRLLDTAGRVEKFRQKYARRAPQGG
- a CDS encoding trans-aconitate 2-methyltransferase produces the protein MSTDTQADWAELAPHLVDAARRDRAWYLTVARELVAPGDRLAADIGCGTAEMSLAIAQMMACGRVIAVDAHPAVLDTARDHLHAEWSDPRVRIEPLRADIPGETAALWETLGAPADLVWASASVHHVHLGLRP
- a CDS encoding GTP-binding protein, whose product is MSSSPQAPTRAVTADADTRPSLTVLSGFWPAATFAVARALLAADTSLLLVRHDLAGIRDGVVRRVVRSGAGIVEDEQVELKHGCVSCTLREDVLPTLVRLTRNRPGQDLVLMLPEVVEPEAVAAACAHCLVDGAPITDLLRIDSYVTVLDAEHLLDGLASIEDLTTLGIQAAEDDHRALADVVVRQIEYADTLVLWGQSREGEFDTGRLAILLQRMAPWATHIRLNGDFVDAGMLTRQLRHTHRHRPDTPGVLARGLQGYTLGAHEPEPDCGVVSAVFRARRPFHPQRLHDVLEEVNAEVIRSRGHLWLASQPDTVVAWEFAGGGLAMGSLGHWLVSLPEDRWDHVDDQRRLAAALDWDPYYGDRHQHLVFIGLDVDPVELHRTLTGCLLTDAELADGEETWRTYPDPFAGCFPLGVEELTDTDTDTDTEGARPA